Proteins encoded together in one Telopea speciosissima isolate NSW1024214 ecotype Mountain lineage chromosome 4, Tspe_v1, whole genome shotgun sequence window:
- the LOC122659367 gene encoding uncharacterized protein LOC122659367, giving the protein MDRSWIHRSRDRIFRAGDQYEAGVNGFLDFAFSTVPIGEKISCPCIICINRRLGTRDEVFEHLIVDGIMAGYTVWSSHGEVIPSNTTIIENIVVDEEDEEDEEIVNINDILQDVFPGEAFEGAGGSSISGHIEGIGNELEKLDRLMQEAEKALYPECNEFTKLSFTVALYHIKCLCNWSDKSFSMLLDLLKKALPQNNTLPNSLYEAKKMLKDLGLSYNKIDACPNDCMLYWKDASNDKSCLKCGASRYSPKSKAPAKTLRRFPLIPRLQRLYKSSVTSSEMRWHKDGRMDDGKIRHPADAEAWKDFDRLHPTFSADPRNVRLGLSSDGFNPFNDIKNSYSIWPVIVVPYNLPPWKCMKQTSFMLTLLIPGKNQPGNDIDVYLQPLIDELKLLWDGVDTYDSLKKESFHLRACLLWTINDFPAYANLSGWSTKGALACPCCNKETMSTWLKHSHKQCYLGHRRFLEGNHKFRLDKRGFNGCVEFGVAPQPLSGIASLAQMEGVEFPTFGKGSDKNDTDKRKRVGGRTKLPFNWKKRSVFFELPYWKHNLLRHNLDVMHIEKNVCDNIIGTLLELKDRSKDKLEARLDLQDMNIRPSLHPQRIEGRTKVIIPPASYTMSKVEKEQFCKALDGLKVPDGYSGNLSRCVKVTERDMSGMKSHDCHVLMQQLLPLSIRVHPTKNVKLVLLSLCAFFRCVCAKVAKTEDLNQLEASNA; this is encoded by the coding sequence ATGGATAGGAGTTGGATTCATAGATCACGAGATCGTATATTCCGTGCGGGTGATCAATATGAAGCTGGTGTAAATGGTTTCCTGGACTTTGCTTTTTCCACAGTACCCATAGGGGAGAAGATTTCATGCCCGTGTATAATTTGCATTAATCGACGACTGGGAACAAGAGATGAAGTGTTTGAGCACTTGATAGTTGATGGAATTATGGCTGGCTATACGGTGTGGAGTTCCCATGGGGAAGTTATACCTTCAAATACCACAATAATAGAAAATATTGTggttgatgaagaagatgaagaagatgaagagattgTTAACATAAATGACATACTTCAAGATGTGTTTCCTGGTGAAGCCTTTGAAGGAGCTGGTGGTAGTAGCATAAGTGGACACATAGAGGGAATAGGAAATGAGTTAGAAAAATTGGATAGATTGATGCAAGAAGCAGAGAAGGCATTGTATCCAGAATGCAACGAGTTCACAAAATTGTCATTTACTGTTGCACTATATCACATAAAGTGCCTATGCAATTGGAGTGACAAGTCCTTCTCTATGTTGttggatttattgaagaaagcaCTACCACAAAATAATACTTTGCCAAATTCTTTATATGAAGCAAAGAAGATGCTTAAAGATTTGGGACTCAGTTACAACAAGATCGATGCATGCCCCAATGATTGTATGCTATATTGGAAGGATGCATCTAATGATAAGTCTTGTCTCAAATGTGGGGCATCAAGATATTCACCCAAATCCAAAGCTCCAGCAAAAACATTACGCCGCTTTCCTCTGATACCAAGGCTTCAAAGATTATATAAGTCATCAGTAACATCATCTGAAATGAGATGGCATAAAGATGGACGTATGGATGATGGAAAAATACGTCATCCTGCAGATGCAGAAGCATGGAAGGATTTTGACAGACTGCATCCAACTTTTAGTGCGGATCCCCGAAATGTTAGGTTGGGGCTTTCAAGTGATGGATTTAATCCTTTTAATGATATTAAGAATTCATATAGCATTTGGCCTGTTATTGTGGTGCCATATAATCTGCCACCATGGAAGTGCATGAAACAAACATCGTTCATGTTGACATTACTAATTCCAGGTAAAAATCAGCCTGGAAATGATATAGATGTTTATTTACAGCCTTTGATTGATGAATTAAAATTATTGTGGGATGGTGTTGACACCTATGATTCATTGAAGAAAGAGTCATTCCATTTACGTGCCTGCCTCTTATGGACAATCAACGACTTTCCTGCATATGCCAATCTTTCAGGCTGGAGCACCAAGGGTGCATTGGCGTGCCCTTGTTGCAACAAAGAGACCATGTCAACTTGGTTGAAACACAGCCATAAGCAATGTTACCTAGGCCATCGTCGATTCCTAGAAGGAAATCATAAATTTCGATTGGATAAGAGAGGTTTCAATGGTTGTGTTGAGTTTGGGGTAGCACCACAGCCCCTTTCAGGCATTGCTTCGCTAGCTCAAATGGAAGGTGTAGAATTTCCTACATTTGGTAAGGGATCTGATAAGAATGATACCGATAAACGAAAGAGAGTTGGAGGTCGAACTAAACTACCTTTTAATTGGAAGAAGAGAAGTGTATTCTTTGAGTTGCCATATTGGAAGCATAATCTACTCCGTCATAATCTGGATGTCATGCATATAGAAAAGAATGTGTGTGACAACATCATTGGTACACTGTTGGAATTAAAAGATAGATCAAAGGATAAGTTGGAGGCCCGACTAGATTTGCAAGACATGAACATTAGACCATCTTTGCATCCGCAGAGGATAGAGGGGAGAACTAAAGTGATTATACCTCCAGCAAGCTATACAATGTCTAAGGTAGAAAAAGAACAGTTTTGCAAAGCTTTAGATGGTTTGAAGGTGCCTGATGGGTATTCTGGAAATCTATCACGTTGTGTGAAAGTTACTGAAAGGGATATGTCTGGAATGAAGAGCCATGATTGTCATGTTTTAATGCAACAACTCCTTCCTCTATCAATACGGGTACATCCAACGAAGAATGTTAAGTtggtgttgttgtcattgtGCGCTTTCTTTCGATGTGTATGTGCGAAAGTTGCTAAAACCGAAGATTTGAACCAACTTGAAGCCAGTAATGCTTAA